The genomic window TTCGTGTTGATCTCCGGTGCCGGTGGCGAGACGGGATCCGACGCCGGAACACCGATCCCGTCCGTAGGTTCAAGTACGGACGGGCGACCAGACCCGCCGTGAGCCACGAGATGAGTCCCGACTCGCGCGTCGCGCAGTCCGATTCACGCCGTTCCGGTCGGGTGGACGATGGGCCATAGGGCGCTCGTCGCCTACCGGCGGCCGGATCGCCTCTACGACCTGCGGTACAGCCACTGGGGCGGCGAGGCGCTGTCGCTCGCCGACGAGATCACGGCGACGACCCCGCTCGCTGACGGTGCGATCGAGGGGTCCCTGCTTGCGGACTCGATCACTCGCGACCGCATCCTGCAGGACTTCCTCGATCCCTGCGTTCACGAGGCGCTCTATCTCGTCGCGCCGGCCGACGACTACGCGGTCGACGCCTACCGGGTCTGCTGGCTCGAGTGGGGTGACGGCCGCGACGACGGCCGGGGTGCGATCGTCGCCGCCCGGGCCGACGACGGGGGCGGAGCCGGGGCCGGGACCGAGGGCGAGCGTATCGAGACCTGGTTTCGCGCGACCAAGACCGCGCTGGCCGATATCATCGAGATGGGCGCGCTCTCGCGGCGGGCCGCACAGGCGTACCTCGAGGCCCGCGTCTGCGAGGATCAGGACGGCATCCTCTACACGTACGGCGAGTCGGTCGAGGACTCGTCGTACACGCCGACGCCCGATCGCTGGCTCGAAGAGGAGCGTCGAGAGCGCGACGAGCGGACGGACGGCTCTGGAGAAACCGACGAGTGAGCGGTGCGAGGACGAACTGGAAGACGGCTCGGCTTCGAGAAACTCACTCGCCGGTGGTCCAGCGCGCGTCCGCGAGCGTCCGCTGGACGACCTCGTCGCCCACCGCTTCCGCTAAGGTCTCGAACCCGGCGCGCTCGCTCCGGTCGCCGGCGTTCGCGACCAGCCGCGAGACGATGAACTCCGGCGTCGAGCGGCCCACGGTGTCGAACCGGGGCTGGTAGTCGACGAGCAACTCGAGGTCCGGGTTCAGTCCCTCCGCGAAGATGCCGTCGACCCGCGCCTCCGGCGGGAGCGGCTCTAAGTCGTCCGCGAGGTGGGTGACGAACACACCGAGCGCCTCGCGGTCGACGGAGAGCGTGACGAGGCCGTGGAGGAGGTCCGCCGCGCTGCCCGGCTCCGTGATCGCCTCGAACTCGTCGACCAGCATCAGGGTCCGTCCGCCTGTCGAGAGCGGCGGGACGATCGACTTGAGCGTCGACTCGAGGACCCCGGCGTTGAAACTCGCGTGCCGGCGGTGGAAGACCAGCGAGTCGACCGGCGTCACCTCGGCCCGATCCGCGGGGACCGGCAGCCCCATCGTCGCCAGCAGGACGACCTGACACAGCGTCTCAAGCAGGGTCGTCTTCCCGCCGCTGTTGGCTCCAGTGAGGACCGCGACCCGCTGGTCGCCGGGGACTGATCCGACGCCCTCGGGGACGCTCGTCACGCCGTGCTCGCCGAGGCCATAGGTGACCGGTTGGACCGACTCCCCGTCGTGTGCGGCGAGCGTGAGGTTGCGCGCGTTGACGACGGACACCGCGGCGTCGTCGGTTCGCCCAGTGCGTGCGCTCTCGTCTTCCGAGCCGCTCCGTGCCTCGCTCTCCACGAACACGGGACGGGTACAGTCGTACTCGAGCGCGAAGCGAGCCAGCGAGAGGTGCAAGGCGATGTCGTCGACCGCTGCGACGGCCCGGTCGATCGCATCGCGGGCCGTTTCGAGCGTTTCCTCGAGGTCGCTCGCGACGGCCTGTTCGCGCTCGTCGACTGCTTCCGTGAGATCGCTCCGGAGCGTTCGCAACGTGCCGCCGACGAAGTCGGTCGCATCCGTCGCGTCGGTGGGCATCGCGTCCCGAACGCGATCGATCGTCGCGTCCGTCTCGTTCAGCACGTGGTCCTCGAAGGACTGCCGGAATCCCTCGGCGTCGTGGACGCCCGCCGAGCGCAGGTCGTCGATCAACGCGAGCGCGTTCGCGTCCATGTCCTCGATCGCGCCCAGATCGTCCCGGAGCCGGTCGAGTTCTGCGTCGGCACCGTCTCGAACCCTGCCGCCGTCGAGCGCCGCCAGCGCCTCGGCGGCCTTCGCGAGCGTTTCCGCCTCGAGGTCCGCGATCGCGGCGAACGGGCCGGAGTCGAC from Natrinema versiforme includes these protein-coding regions:
- a CDS encoding DUF6735 family protein, with the translated sequence MGHRALVAYRRPDRLYDLRYSHWGGEALSLADEITATTPLADGAIEGSLLADSITRDRILQDFLDPCVHEALYLVAPADDYAVDAYRVCWLEWGDGRDDGRGAIVAARADDGGGAGAGTEGERIETWFRATKTALADIIEMGALSRRAAQAYLEARVCEDQDGILYTYGESVEDSSYTPTPDRWLEEERRERDERTDGSGETDE
- a CDS encoding DNA mismatch repair protein; amino-acid sequence: MRLEEYWGVGPKTRETLVDELGREAAIRAIESGDVRALADAGLARGRATRILRRATGGAGMDILSTSDARSAYKELLDLAVEHAVTQRAADRIRVLTPLDGREAMESRLDDVLAARDAWADLAEADRTAVLEAYERYDERDGSEHAAVEAALALLEAGVDSGPFAAIADLEAETLAKAAEALAALDGGRVRDGADAELDRLRDDLGAIEDMDANALALIDDLRSAGVHDAEGFRQSFEDHVLNETDATIDRVRDAMPTDATDATDFVGGTLRTLRSDLTEAVDEREQAVASDLEETLETARDAIDRAVAAVDDIALHLSLARFALEYDCTRPVFVESEARSGSEDESARTGRTDDAAVSVVNARNLTLAAHDGESVQPVTYGLGEHGVTSVPEGVGSVPGDQRVAVLTGANSGGKTTLLETLCQVVLLATMGLPVPADRAEVTPVDSLVFHRRHASFNAGVLESTLKSIVPPLSTGGRTLMLVDEFEAITEPGSAADLLHGLVTLSVDREALGVFVTHLADDLEPLPPEARVDGIFAEGLNPDLELLVDYQPRFDTVGRSTPEFIVSRLVANAGDRSERAGFETLAEAVGDEVVQRTLADARWTTGE